Genomic DNA from Chaetodon auriga isolate fChaAug3 chromosome 13, fChaAug3.hap1, whole genome shotgun sequence:
AGGAGGAGAAATAGGCTTTTGCTAAATAAAACCATCACTCGGTAATGGCTGCAATAAAACGATAAACAGTGCAGGAACTATCTTCAAGCAATGCCATATCTCTCTGCCCTTTTTTCCCATTTTGCAACTTGCTTCAGTGTACACTCTCAAAACAGGCTTAtagctgcttctcttttttttcataagGGGGTATTTTTAATTCTAAAGCGAGGGATTGGTCACACTTCGTCTCATTAGCATGAGGAGCTGTATAAACCCCGCCACTGCAGAATTTTGAGCTGTGTTGAAGGCGAGGCAACAAGCGTGTCTGACTGGCTGCGCGCAAGGAGCAAGTAACTTTCACTTCcagcacagttcagttcagaaaCGCGGGAGCTGCATGGAGAGCTCACTCCAGAGGTGAACCGCTCTCATCTGTTCAGCGCACAATGAGGCTGCTTACCGAGGGAAACATTACTACGAAGATGGTACGGCGCAAATTTATAACTTATTGGCACCGGTGGATTTTTCTCTTCTCAATCCATCAATTTTTATTTGCCTCAGTGGCTCAGTCCGAGGGAAATACTATTCGATACCAGACCAATGAGGAGGGCGCACCAGGTACAGTCATCGGAAACCTTGCCAAGGACATGTCCTTGAGTCTGTCTCATTCCTCCAAGACCAATTTCAGGATGATGAAACAATTCAATGATTCATTCATCAGGGTAAGAGAAAGCGACGGGGAACTCACTGTCGGGGAACGAATTGACAGGGAAAGAATCTGCAGACACACTTTACAGTGTCTCATTACTTTTGACGTGGTCAATTTCTCCAAAGATCGCTACAAATTGATTCACGTTGAGGTGGAAATAAAGGACATCAATGACAACTCTCCGGAGTTCCCAAACAAGGAATCTATAGTGGAGATCTCGGAGAATGCAGCAGTGGGGTCCCGGATCCCCTTAGACCCAGCTGTGGACGCAGATGTCGGGTCAAACTACATCCAAAGCTATCAGATTTCTGTCAACAGTCATTTTACCATTGATGTGCTCCTGAGAGCGGATGGGGTTAAATATGCGGAATTGGTGCTAATGAAAGAGCTAGACAGGGAGACTCAGTCATCATACATTGTGGAGCTGGTCGCCACAGACGGAGGGAACCCGTACAGATCGGGGTCAACAAAGATAACTATCAAAGTGACTGACTTTAACGACAACAGTCCCGTTTTTGACCAGAACAGTTTCTCAGTCAGTTTGCCAGAGGACGCACCGGTTGGCGCTGTTATACTGGACTTGAACGCAGTTGATGCTGATGAGGGCTTAAACGGGGAGGTCGTCTACGGGTTCGGAAAACAGGTTTCTCACGAGATCCGAGAACTTTTCCAAGTGGATAATAAATCGGGTCGCCTGACGCTCAGGAGCCCGGTGGATTTCGAGGACAAAAGCACCTACGAGCTAGACGTGCAAGCGGCCGATCTGGGACCCAACCCGACCCCCTCCGTGTGCAAAATCATCATTCACGTCACAGACGTTAATGACAATGCCCCAGAAATCAGCATCACCCCGATGACCTCCATTACGACAGGCATTGCATACATCAGCGAGGCGGCAGACAAGGACAGTCTGGTGGCGCTGATCAGCACCCTGGACAGAGACTCGGGTGTTAACAGCCAGGTCCATTGCACATTATACGGCCACGATCATTTCAAACTCCGACAGGCTTATGAGGACAGCTACATGATAGTTACAGCAGCAGCCCTAGACAGGGAGAGGATTAGTGAGTATAACTTGACGGTCATGGCTGAGGATTTTGGGTCACCCCCGCTGAGAAAGATCACTCAGTACACCATTAGACTCAGCGACGAGAATGACAACGCCCCTCAATTTACTAAAGCTGTCAGTGAagtttcagtggtggaaaacaaCGCCCCGGGGGCCTATATCACCACAGTGGAGGCCAGCGACGCGGATCTGGGTAATAACGGCAAAATCACCTACAGACTGGTGGACAGCCTTATCATGGGGTCCCCGATGAACACCTTTGTGTCTCTCAATTCAGTGTCTGGCTCCATATATGCACTCAGAAGTTTCAATTATGAAGTCATGAAACAGTTAGATATACACATCCAGGCAAGTGATGGGGGGTcaccacagctgcagagcacagctgtCATCAGACTAAAAATAGTTGATCAGAATGACAACCAACCTTCTATCATAGAGCCGCCGCTTTACAAAGGATCTGCTGAGGTTTTCCTGCCCAAAGATGCACCT
This window encodes:
- the pcdh8.2 gene encoding si:ch211-199f5.1, with translation MRLLTEGNITTKMVRRKFITYWHRWIFLFSIHQFLFASVAQSEGNTIRYQTNEEGAPGTVIGNLAKDMSLSLSHSSKTNFRMMKQFNDSFIRVRESDGELTVGERIDRERICRHTLQCLITFDVVNFSKDRYKLIHVEVEIKDINDNSPEFPNKESIVEISENAAVGSRIPLDPAVDADVGSNYIQSYQISVNSHFTIDVLLRADGVKYAELVLMKELDRETQSSYIVELVATDGGNPYRSGSTKITIKVTDFNDNSPVFDQNSFSVSLPEDAPVGAVILDLNAVDADEGLNGEVVYGFGKQVSHEIRELFQVDNKSGRLTLRSPVDFEDKSTYELDVQAADLGPNPTPSVCKIIIHVTDVNDNAPEISITPMTSITTGIAYISEAADKDSLVALISTLDRDSGVNSQVHCTLYGHDHFKLRQAYEDSYMIVTAAALDRERISEYNLTVMAEDFGSPPLRKITQYTIRLSDENDNAPQFTKAVSEVSVVENNAPGAYITTVEASDADLGNNGKITYRLVDSLIMGSPMNTFVSLNSVSGSIYALRSFNYEVMKQLDIHIQASDGGSPQLQSTAVIRLKIVDQNDNQPSIIEPPLYKGSAEVFLPKDAPAGYVVTQIKATDADEGINAQLSYKITEGGHLGFSINKDTGKVHVSRQLTYDLEDNVKVTVAVSDNGSPALTSTAIIHLSFIEGTLPSMPSLAQNGSEELFEWDMSIAIIIVLAGSCSLLLLAIILITTICSRRKKETREGGYDEKEDAPNVEKVESGHIDSLIASHKAKVFDAHPFPEKPPLASSNPTETGCEDGRQTAGIFESNSRVMEGKLKGYSTLPGYGKETVRPITIWKGNSFTTISARDPHISGKDSGKGDSDFNDSDSDISGDVHKKESPPTNSLWACTSECKVLGHSDRCWSPSATRPNTSMASGPHLSTFSKTASLPRDTRRENYYPAHLPKTNGLQSVYEKVQHQEFDYILVGPPTPARIQETDEISIPEYTNS